From a region of the Halolamina sp. CBA1230 genome:
- a CDS encoding NUDIX domain-containing protein, producing MADDETHVVTVFLRNDAEVLLLRRSDEVGSYSGRWGAVAGHAEGDPDGAAREEIREETGLDHESDVTLLRRGDSFEVMDEDLGTRWVVHPYLFDARHREVTTNYETTEHEWAPPTEILRRETVPELWRSYDRVRPTVEAVAEDRDHGSSYLSLRALERLRDEAALGVERGATDWDDLAATARDLRDARPSMVVVANRVNRAMDAASEVGCPAAVERAATEAIDRALAADERAAAHAAERLPDRVATLSRSGTVLSALAAADPESVLVAESRPGREGVDAAAEIASRTDAAVTVTTDAAFGERLTEDADALLVGADAVLPDGRVVNKVGTRGAVAAAAAEGADCYVVTTSDKVRPEEDDDDASFDREERDLSAVYDGDADVSVANPTFGATPTERFDAVVTEDGTLDSEGIRAVAAEHRRRATWDEV from the coding sequence GGTGCGGTGGCGGGCCACGCCGAGGGCGACCCCGACGGCGCTGCCCGGGAGGAGATCCGCGAGGAGACTGGACTCGACCACGAATCGGACGTGACGCTCCTGCGTCGAGGCGACTCGTTCGAGGTGATGGACGAGGATCTCGGCACGCGCTGGGTCGTCCACCCGTACCTGTTCGACGCCCGGCACCGTGAGGTGACGACGAACTACGAGACGACCGAGCACGAGTGGGCGCCACCGACCGAGATCCTGCGCCGCGAGACGGTGCCGGAGCTGTGGCGCTCCTACGACCGCGTGCGGCCGACCGTCGAGGCTGTCGCCGAGGACCGAGACCACGGCTCCAGCTACCTCTCGCTGCGCGCGCTGGAACGCCTCCGGGACGAGGCCGCGCTGGGGGTCGAGCGCGGCGCGACCGACTGGGATGACCTCGCCGCGACGGCGCGGGACCTCCGGGACGCCCGCCCGTCGATGGTCGTGGTCGCGAACCGCGTGAATCGAGCGATGGACGCCGCGAGTGAGGTGGGGTGTCCCGCCGCTGTGGAGCGAGCGGCCACCGAGGCGATCGACCGCGCCCTCGCGGCGGACGAGCGAGCGGCTGCCCACGCGGCCGAGCGCCTGCCCGATCGCGTCGCCACGCTCTCACGTTCAGGGACCGTTCTCTCGGCTCTCGCGGCGGCCGACCCCGAATCGGTGCTCGTCGCGGAGTCGCGGCCGGGCCGGGAGGGCGTCGACGCCGCGGCGGAGATCGCGAGCAGGACCGACGCTGCGGTGACGGTCACGACCGACGCCGCGTTCGGGGAACGTCTGACCGAGGACGCCGACGCGCTGCTCGTGGGAGCGGACGCGGTGCTCCCGGACGGGCGCGTCGTGAACAAGGTCGGGACTCGCGGGGCGGTCGCTGCGGCGGCGGCGGAGGGGGCGGACTGCTACGTCGTCACGACGAGCGACAAAGTTCGGCCGGAAGAAGACGACGATGACGCGTCGTTCGACCGCGAGGAGCGTGATCTGTCGGCGGTGTACGACGGCGACGCCGACGTTTCGGTCGCGAACCCGACGTTCGGCGCGACGCCGACCGAACGGTTCGACGCGGTCGTCACCGAGGACGGAACGCTCGATAGCGAGGGGATTCGGGCGGTCGCCGCGGAGCATCGACGGCGTGCAACGTGGGACGAGGTGTAG